The proteins below are encoded in one region of Asticcacaulis excentricus CB 48:
- a CDS encoding HAAS signaling domain-containing protein, with the protein MNDANTIHIWLNELERALAGLPEASRRDIVNEARAHLEDRVAAGLSARSALHGFGTVKDYARPFIEDFLLSRAITSNHSLHMIKALVTHSARSIVAFLGLTFAATFGGLTLINLLWLIDKIGSPDKVGYFTDSGANNYIGHLPASALGATEQLGPWWYVLTIAGIILSLFLARLCLRLSGFAIVRARSQSA; encoded by the coding sequence ATGAACGACGCCAACACTATCCACATCTGGTTGAACGAACTTGAACGCGCGCTGGCGGGTCTTCCTGAAGCCAGCCGTCGGGACATCGTCAACGAAGCGCGCGCACATCTCGAAGATCGGGTGGCCGCCGGCCTTTCAGCCCGCTCGGCGCTGCATGGGTTTGGCACCGTCAAGGACTATGCGCGCCCATTCATAGAGGACTTTTTGTTATCGCGGGCCATCACATCAAACCATAGTTTGCATATGATCAAAGCCTTGGTCACCCATTCCGCCAGAAGCATCGTTGCCTTTCTCGGTCTGACCTTCGCCGCCACCTTTGGGGGCTTGACCCTGATCAATCTGCTGTGGCTGATTGATAAGATTGGCAGCCCCGACAAGGTTGGGTATTTCACAGATTCTGGCGCTAACAACTACATAGGTCATTTGCCGGCAAGTGCCCTCGGCGCCACCGAACAGCTCGGCCCTTGGTGGTATGTGCTCACGATAGCCGGGATTATCCTTTCGCTATTCCTAGCCAGGCTGTGTCTGCGTCTGTCGGGATTTGCCATTGTGCGGGCCCGCTCACAATCGGCTTAA
- a CDS encoding PadR family transcriptional regulator codes for MTSSDKSSDTRRTQLYKGVLELALLSLLDEEPQYGLRILDQLREGAGLDLSEGTLYPLLHRLNKAGLILSEWRHEADASHPRKYYALTALGQAELNAQRDDWLTLTQNLNAFLLRRSS; via the coding sequence ATGACTTCATCCGACAAAAGCTCAGATACTCGACGAACCCAGCTGTACAAGGGCGTGCTGGAGCTGGCGCTCTTGAGTTTGCTAGATGAAGAGCCGCAATACGGCCTGCGGATTTTGGATCAGCTCCGCGAAGGGGCAGGCCTGGATCTGTCCGAAGGCACGCTCTATCCGCTGCTTCACCGACTGAATAAGGCCGGTCTGATTTTGTCAGAATGGCGACACGAGGCCGACGCCTCACACCCGCGCAAATACTATGCACTGACCGCACTAGGTCAGGCAGAGCTAAACGCTCAGCGCGATGACTGGCTGACCCTTACTCAAAACCTGAACGCCTTTCTGTTGCGGAGATCGTCATGA